cctcccaggttcaagggattctcctgcctcagcctcctgagtagctgggattatcacaggcacatgccaccacgcccggctaatttttgtatctttagtagagacagagtttcatcatgttgggtcaggctggtctcgaactcctgatcttgtgatcctcccgccttggcctcccgaagtgctgggattacaggcgtgggccactgcgcccagcgcaTTTCAAAGCTTTCTTAACCACTATACAATGGCAGCTTACCAGCTGAGCAAAGGGATCTAGGGGTGAAATTTCacataagtaaatattttcaaaataatcaccTGTTAGACGCTTAagcttaaaacatttaaaaattgtgatgaaaatatttctggctgggcactgtggctcacacctgtaatcctagcactttgtgagatctaggcagacagattgcttgaacccagtttaagaccagcctgggcaatatggcaaaatcctgtgtacaaaaaattagctggacatgtcggcacacacctgtactcctagctacttaggaggctgaggtgggaggaacacttgagcacAGGGAGGTTGCAGCTCCAGTGAGCTATATAGCATTTtgtgagaccaaggcaggcagtcatctgaggtcagtttaggaccatcctggccaacatggtaaaaccctgtctctactaaaaatacaaaaattaaccgggtgtggtggcacgtgcctggaatcccagctacctgggagactgaggcaggagaattgttggaactgggaggcagtggctgcagtgagccaagatcacgccaccgcactccaacctgggtgacaaagcgagactccgtctgaagaaaaaaaaaagaatccaaagtTGTTATGAACAGTTTATGTGCTAGCAGTTTCTTAATGAAGACctttttttaatttgcagttcaGATTGTTGAAAATGTGAGCTACAGTTTAGCAAGGGTTTACTGTAAACATGTTATGATTCAGCTTTTGATAAACAGTGTTTACACTCTTATTTAATGTCATCCATTTTTCCACAGGGTATGGACAGTGGATTTGCAGGTGGAGAAGATGAAATTTATAATGTTTATGATCAAGCCTGGAGAGGTGGTAAAGATATGGCCCAGAGTATTTATAGGCCCAGTAAAAATCTGGACAAGGACATGTATGGTGATGATCTAGAAGCCAGAATAAAGACCAACAGGTACCAATCCATACAACTCAATTTCAGTGTTTGCACTGGTGAAAGCAAAGTAattcagtcttttctctttttccctagaTTTGTTCCCGACAAGGAGTTTTCTGGTTCAGACCGTAGACAGAGAGGCCGAGAAGGACCAGTTCAGTTTGAGGAAGATCCTTTTGGTTTGGACAAGTTTTTGGAAGAAGCCAAACAGCATGGTGGCTCCAAAAGACCCTCAGATAGCAGCCGCCCCAAGGAACATGAGCATGAAGgcaagaagaggaggaaggagtaGACACAGGTCTCTTCATAGTGAATGAACTATTACCCATTACCCTAATGATGCAAGTCATATGGGGGAACACTTTGTAAATGGTCAGGATAAAAAACAAATCTGGGTGCCGGATCCCAGCACTACTTTTTATTACCGgagaatgggggggggggggggatagaAAATTCTACTTTGAATTATTTAGGTTTTTTAAAGAGTGGGTTGTGTTTGTGCTTCTCCTACCTTTCAGCATTTATAGAACATGCTGCCCCACATACAAAGTCAAGACCACTTCCTTTTGTGTGACACTAGTAGTTTGGGGTTAATATTTTGTGTAAGAACAGCTGCATATGAGTAAAGTTAACCCAACCACAGTGAGGAGGATGTTCATATACTGGAACTGTCCTGCCAAATAAATTTTGCCCCCGTTATGGTCTGTTTTAATTTGGAGTGGGCAAGGTAACCTCTTGCTTGGTGCAActatttgtttcaaataaaaacatttagacAAAATTCTCAGTTATGTTAACTTTATTAATAGGCTGCAGTCTCAAAAATCTTTCTCTTCATCATCAGATGTTTGCAGAACTTTTGGCCTTTTAGCTTGAACCTGGACCTGAAAAAAATAAGCACTGTAAGGAAGGAAAGGCAATGTCTGCAAAAACATTCAAACTGAAAATCGCTTTTTTATTAGGGAATCAGTATGAATAACTTGGGCAGTTTTTATTTgtaccttgttttgttttctcctcaaATTCCTTTTACCATCTTTCTTGATACTATGACGCCCTAACCctcaattaaaaattgtaaatcaggccaggagcagtggctcaggcctgtaatcccagcattttggcaggctgaggcaagaggattgcttgaggccaggagttcaagaccaccctgcaacatagcaaggccctgtctcattaaaaataaatttaaaaataaaatagtaaatcaatTTGGCCCAAGATCACATGGTGGGAAAGCCAAAATTTCAGCCCCAGCTTGCCTAACTTGAAAAGTAGActgctggctgggcgtggtggctcatgcttgtaatcccagcactttgtgaggccaaggcaggtggatcgcctgaggtcaggagttcgagaccagcctgaccaacatggtgaaacccaatctctactaaaaatacaaaaaaattggctgtgcgtggtggcacatgcctgtaatcccagctactcaggaggctgaggcaggagaatcacttgaacccaggaggcagaggttgcagtgagccgagatcgcaccattgcactctagcctgggcaacaagagcgagactctgtctcaaacaaacaaaaagaaaaaagtagactGCTATGTCCACTGTGTTATATAAACTGGTCACTCTACCACcccccattctttttcttttttttttttgagatggattttgctcattgcccaagctggagtgcaatggcgcgatctgtctcccgggttcttctgcctcagtgtccAGCTTGTCTCCcaggttcttctgcctcagtgtcctgaggagctgagactacaagcatgtgccaccatgcccagctaattttgtttgtataatttagtagagacggggtttctccatgttggtcaggctggtgtcaaactcccgacctctggtgatccccgcacctcagcctcctaaagtgctgggattacaggcgtgaaccactacacctggcctaccACCCCACCATTCTAACAAGCATTAAGGTAGCTTCAGTTACAAATCTCTCAAAAGTCCCCATCATTCCACATTTATGACCtatttaattgatacataattaaATAGTACCTAcatgtatatcatatatgtatctggtatagaaaaacaaatttacctTTACTCCATCTATAATATGATATTCCTGTTGTAGTGCATTCTGAAGTTCTTCTTCTGAAGAAAACTGAACCCAACCCAAACCTCTGTGAAAGCCAGTCTCCTTgtcctaaaaattcaaaatataggaAAAGATTAATCATGAACTTGAGAAAGTTGCTATGAGCTCCAAATCAAACTACCAACTTTTTCATCTGccaaaaatcagatttttttttttttttttttttgaggcagggtcttgctctgtcactgaggctggagtacagtggtatgagccggactccctgcagcctcaacttcctgggttcaagcaatcctcccacctcagcctcttcagtagctgggatcacaggtacataccaccatgtctggctcattttttatattttttgtagagacaaagtcttgccatcttacccaggccggtctcaaactcctggcctcaggcagtcttcccatctgggcctcccagagtgctggaattacaggcgtatgccagcatgcccagccaaaaatcgATCACAGACATAAGTGTCACTAACCTTGCTTTACACCCTTCCCGATTACCCAAAGCTAAATCCCTGTTGTTAAACTTCCTGTTTTCCTTGCTGCCATTAGAGAAGATATGGGTCATGAGCTTTCTGTGTCATTCTAGATGCAAACCATACTAACAGTAATAGCTAAGGGAAATTTTGATCAGTACTTTTGTTCTAAGCCTCGTTTCTGGAAACTAGAAAATTAAGCCTCAAAGGCTTGTTGCACTCATTTCTGAATCCAGTCACCCTCATCACCACCACGACTATCATATGTTcctaatgaaaaacaaaaaaagatagtatTTAGCCCTTACTTAACCTAGTTATAGACTTCTGGTTAATTTAAACAATTTTGCTACTTTCCCTTGTGCAAAAGTTTCAACCTATACATCACATACAGAAAACAGATTCTAGAGTGCTTGGATGTACCCTGCCCCTCCAGCCCTTCAACAGAAAACAGGTATTAAGATGTCTAGTCCCTGTAGATGACAAACTGGTCCTCATTAGTCTCATTCAAGTTATGCTGTGctttgccaaaaaaaaatcaaaatcttacAATTGCTCCTATACTTCAAGGATACCTTTATAAGGAATAACCTAGAATACAAGAGAAGTTTCTGGTGATGTCCCAATGATCCATTCATTGTAGATAAGACAATTTCTAAAGCATTCCTTTACTGTCATGTGACCACTTCCACAGTCAAAGGCATTAAGTTtataaaacaggccaggtgcagtggctcaatcccaacactttgggaggctggggtgggaggatggcttgaagtcaggagtttgagaccagcttggccaacatggtgcaactccatctctactaaaaatacagaaattagccaggtgtggtggcacatgcctgtagtcccagctacctgggtgaCTGAGGAAGGGGGAtcacttaaactcgggaggcagagattgcagtgagctgagatagcgcctccgcactccagcctgggcgacagagcaaggctgtctcaaaaaaaataataactcagtccaggtgtggtggcttatgccagtaatcacagcactttgggagctaaggtgggtagactgcttgagtctaggaattgCAATATGGTGAAGCCCAATTTCTACAAggaatacaaaaactagccgggtgtggtggcacatgactgtagtcccagctactcaggaggcagaggcaggaaggatcccttgaacccaggaggtcaaggctgcagtgaacgtgattgtgccactgcactccagcctgatgacagagtgagaccctgtctcaaaataaggaACCAGGATTTCCAACTTGAGTACaatgaatttaacaaaaaattattttttgtcatattttattttgttttaccaaCATTAAAGCTGCCTTTTATTTAAATCTAAGATCTATTCTTTCCAGGTCCTATTTTATTTATGGACCAAGAAAaacctattaattttttttgcaagGAACTTCTAATTTTAATGCTCTTGAAAAAATTGAAGTTTTCATGCTTATAGAAAACATTTCATCTCCTTAATACATGTGCCCAACTTTTCTATTCAACTATATAAAATTCCATTGCATCAGTGACTTAATATCTAATCAATCCCagtgatgaacatttaggtttttTCTTCTTACTTGACATTAAGCAATGCTGCTTTGGAATATTCTTGACCACACATTTCTGtaggataaattcttagaaaagtAATTGCTAGATCAAAGCAAATATAAATTCTTAACTTTGGTATTTTGCCAACTACACATCAGAACTGAAGGTATCAGTTGAACTTCTCAACAACTTGAGTGCCAGATTCCCTACACCTTCACTGGCACTATATATAACTAATCTGTTAGTCTTTGGGAGTCAAGTAACATTAAACCAAGAATTAAGAATTTAAGTTcctttatgttgttattttacCACAGCCCTTATAGTGCTGCAAGGAAAAAAAGGTTTCAGTCAAGTGTGTGTAAACTATGTACTCACATCACACCCTAAAAAAGCCCACAGAAAAATACAGTCCAGGATAAATTTACAGGCTGATTTCTAGATCCTCccaagaaagcaaaggaaatgtaatataaaaatactgttattagttataaatctaaaaaagaaaatggtactCAATGAAGATAAAACTTATCCTCTGCCAATTATTAGAAATCTCAAGTCCTTATTAGAATACTgtagtaggcagaattctaagatagGCCCTATGATCTCCATGCATTCCCCATGTCACACCCTATAtaatcccctccccttgagtgtAGGCAAGACCTGACTTGCCTCTAACCAAAAGAATAGAGCGAAAGTAATGGGATGTCACTCCTGTGATTATGTTCAATGTAAGATGCCATCTTAGCATACTGGAGAAGCCCTTGCTGGCTTTAAAGAAGCAAGCTGCCATGTTGTAAGACAGCCTACAGATAAACCAGGTAACAAGGAACTGCAGGGAGTTCCTAGGTGAGAGCAGCTCCCAACTCAGAGCCAaaggtcagcaagaaaacagaCCTCAGTCCTAGTTAAAGATgaattctggccaggcgcggtggctcacacctgtaatgccagcattttgggaagcccagcaggtgggtcacttgaggtcagaagttcaagaccagcctgcccaacagagggaaactccatctctactaaaaatacaaaaattagctgggtgtggtagcgcgtgctgtagtaccagctactcaggaggctgaggcaggagaatggcctgaacccaggcagcagacgttgcagtaagccaagattgcgctactgcactccagcttgggcaacagagcaagactccatctcaaaaaaaaataaaaaaaaaaaaattttgtcacCCACATGAGGGAGCTTGGAAGTCAGTCTTTTTCCCCAGTGGACCCTTTGATGAGATGCACTACAGCCCCAGCTGACACGTGGAATATATAGCTATGTGAGACCCTAAGAAGAGGACCCACCTAAACTGTGCTCAGCTGTGAGATATGTGCTGTTTTGAGCCATTATgcttgtggtattttgttatacaacaataaaaaaactaaCACAAATACCTATGATAAagccttttcactttttaatcagTATCACTCAAAATGTTATCAATGGACTgtaggacaggcacagtggctcacgcctgtaatcccagcactttgggaggccaatgcaggatgACTGcctaaagccaggagttcaagatcagcctgggcaacatggcaagacccccatctccataaaaataagccagtacagtggctcacacctgtaatctgaacaatttgggaggccgaagtgggcagatagcttgagcccaggagtttgacgaGACCAGCATaagcaacatggccaaaccccatctctacaaaaaatacaaaaattacccaggtgtggtggcgcatgcctgtagtcccagctactcaggaggctgaggtgggaggatcacctgagcctgggaggcagaggttgcagtgagccatgatcgcatcactgcactccacctggggttatagagcaagaccctgtctcttaaaaaaaagaaaatgaaaaaaatttttccagcctgggcagtatggcaaaaccctgtctccactaataccaaaaaagttagctgggcatggtggcacatgtctgtagtcccagctactcagggggctgacgtgggaggatcacttaagcctgggaggcagaggctgcagtgagatcaggccactgcactcctgcagggggacagaccaagaccctgtcacaaaatagataaataagagttttttaaaacactttaagctttttttcttttttaacaatttttgtgagtgtatagtaggtgtatatatttatggagcacatgagatattttgatattggcatgcaatgtaaaataagcacatcatggagaatgtggtatctatcccctcaagcatttaccaTTTGACTTACGGGGTATCCAAACCCTCAGGCATTTATCCtgagttacaaataatccaattacactctttgagttattttaaaatgtaaaattattattgaccatagtcaccctgttgtgctattaaataggtcttattcattctattttttttgtacccattagccattCCCACCTCCCCCTACTTTTTCTTAATACTTACAAAAGGTACAATACACTTTTTTACATGGCCAAACTGTGCAAAGTATTCTTTCAGCTGACCTGTGTGGcagaagaaaacatattaaaagcAGTTACTATATTTTGGATTCTCTTAGATTGTAGAAAGAAACTAACAGTGGTCCCAGGGTCACCAGACTTCTTGTGGACAGGAACtactttgcatttccctaaaggcTTAAGATTTAGGAAGCAGCTATGGTACTGACTATAAAGTCACAATGTACCAGACTTGGTGGTGAGGAGGGGAGATGGACAGACAAGTTGTTGAGTTGGCTGCAGTCTCCATCCTCAGCAAACATCAAGTGTTTTCATCATATCAGTTACTGTGCTATGTGGACTATGATCCCTGTGAGCGaatcacaaagaagaaaaagaccaatTACAGTCCAGTGTGTTTCCAGGTATACTGaagatttccaaataaaatcCCAACTTACTGGTCCTTCACAATTTAGTAAAATGAGTTGACCTCACCTACCCTTCCTGCCTTATTTCCCACTGCTGGTCCCTAGTTACTCTCTAGTACAACAAATTGAATTATCTGTATCTGTCCTGCGGATTACCCTCTTTGCATATGTTGTTCTCTCCCCTCTGTATGTTGGTAATCCTATCTCTCCCTGCCTAACTTACAACTATAAGTATTCTTCAAGACCCAAATTAAATACATCCACTGAGTATTATTTTATTGGGCTCCTATCACAATACAAGACAATGTACTAGCCCTGTAGGACTTCAAACATTTGGAGTATATAAAGACTAAAAACTACATGATCTGTTTCTCTTGTGAACTACAGTGCCTGTACTTCACTGAATTACTTTTTATAATATCTATTTAGTTCTCCTAGTTCACCAAAACCTCACTGGTTAACAACTGCCTATATTTGTTCTAAGTCTCTTCATCCCCGCCACTACTACACTGTTAAGCTCCCTCAGCATATAAACCACCATGTTTACCGTGACCAATAAACAGTAGGGCCTCAATATTGgctaaatgaataagtaaatgtcCACTAATCCTTCCAACAATCCACAGAGACTAAATTTTGAAGGGATCTAATGTTTAAGTCAAACCAACTGGCAAGATCAAGGTCTCACAGAATATGATACTGGAGAACAAAATGATGTTAAACATATGTTTTATACCAGATAATTAAAGTCCTAGAAGATACTGATTTCAAAACAAACCAGCTCTGGAAGGTAACCCTCTTCCTAAATTGCCTAAAATGGTGAAGGAAAAACAGCTGCAAGCACCAAGAAGAATGCCTACCACAGAATAGatactcaaataaatatttgctgaatcaaTGGAACAACCAAGAGAAACTGTTTCGAGGTTGTACATACTGCTCACTCTTTTTAAGGGTTTTAAACTAGCCCTTTATTGTCTGGAAACTTACATCCTCAAGATGCTAATGAAACTCCTCAGCCTTTCCATACAGGGCCTATGGGAGACTTTACTGGGCTTGTCTTCACCAACCACACGTTTAAAAGATGAGGAACAAACCAACCTATTTCCCATTCTACTACTCACATCTGAGCCACAAAAAACTAAGAAGAAACTAAATCTTGCTCCATTTTGTTTAAAGGGGCTGACCTGAAACatgaatatctacaaaaaaagtgaCCACGAATGTTTACATGTTGGTAAGCAAATATaaaaacctcatctcaaaactGCAACTGACAAAAATTGAAGGTGGTGAAAGATTTTAGAACTAATTATTCCAACCTTTATCTCAAGACTAGGCCCCTCCCGTAAGTTTCCATTTTAGTTATCGTGAAAATAACTATCATTTGCTGAGTACTTACACTGTATCTAACGCAAGTCTAAGAAGTTTGCATATAAACTCACTCCTCTCAACAATCCTATGAGTTGGGTATTATTGACTACATTTTAttgatgagtaaactgaggcccagttGTGAGTCCTTTTCCCATACTAACTTCAGTTAGTCAGGTGATACAACGATTAAATGGCCAAGCTGGAATTTTAACCTCAGCGGTCTAGCTTCGGAGTCCACTTCTCAGCCACAATGATAGACAACCTCTGTCCAATTAATTGCCTGACGGAAACTTCACAAGTTTCTCAAACTCAACACATTCAAACTTTACTCACCTTCTCTTGGCTTGCTCCTAGCTTCTAAACAAGCAATTCACCAAAGCTAAAAACTCAGAAATCATTCCTCCCTTTCCTTTATTCCGTACACTTCCCCCATTTAAGCCATCACGAAACGGCatctaatttgcttttaaaacatgaatgGATCTGACCACCATCCTTCTTCCATCGCCCTAATTCAGGTCCTCACCTTTTAAGTAAATTAATGATACTGCTTTTTAGCTCCTCTCCATGCCTACAATCTTGCCACCTTGAATCCATCCTCCACACTACAGTCAAAATTATCCCTTCTAAACTGTAAATCTTGGTTACCAAGTAATAAATCTTTACACCAAGTCACTCCTAAAGGCAAGAGCTGGTGCATTCGTGACCCCAAAAGCTCAAGGGACATCCCTAAACGGTTAACTGCAAACAAAATTTCTTTCTGCTCACTTGCATGCTCAGGAGCAGTCTCCTAATTCTGCCACCACGCTGACTTAAGTACCCCGCAAAAAGCAGAAGCTTTGAGGATCGCTTGGCCATAAAAATTCCGCTACTCCCACATCTCCATCACTCACTCGACGCCGCAGTCCAAGGAATTTTTCTCACAAAAGCAACCGACCGATCGATATTTCTACGCAGAGCCACAGCACCCCTCGCTGCTGAGGCCGCCATCTTTAGACTAAAGGACCTCCTTGAAGCGAGGCCGCGGCCCCGGAAAAAATTTCCGGATCCGGAACACGAGAGAATCTGCTTCCGGATCAGAGAGTACAGGTCGCGAGATGGGGAAGATGGCAGCGGCCATGGGCTCTGTAGCGACTCTGGCGACTGAGCCCGGGGAGGATGCCTTTCGGAAACTTTTCCGCTTCTACCGTCAGAGCCGGCCCGGGACCGCAGACCTGGAAGGGGTCATCGACTTCTCGGCGGCCCATGCAGCCCGTGGCACGGGTCCTGGTGGCCAAAAGGTACAGAAAAAGCGGCGCGCGTCTCTCCATCGCTTGCGCCGCTTCTTGGAGGGACTTCCGTGCCTTCCTCACTTCTTTTCACCTCCAGACCGGTTGTTGTTGAACGATTCCTGTCCTCCTTTGGCGGCAGAATCGAACTCCCCACTGTCACACTAGCAATAACGCGTTGAGATGCTCGTTTCTTTAGGCGGCCTTTCCTGGCAGGGGGGCTCGGTCAGAAGAGCCTGGGAATCCGTGTTTGTTTCTTACTGTAACTGTCTCCTCAcatttctttttgggtttttgtaAAACCCCATAGAAAGTCTTCATACACGGTAGGGTAGCGTTCTGCAGCTTGAAAAAATGACTCCCGAGGAATCCCAGAACTGACAGATGTGGCGCTGTTTGTTAAGCCGCGGTGGGTAAAACTAGTCCCTGTCTTCTCCTCTGGGCCTTTTAGAAGGAGGTCATTGAAGGATTCTGAGAATCTCTTCgtgttaaaaataaatggcaaacaAGTATATATGGAATACAGGCACCGTTATTTCTCTCTACTTTTCCCGCATGGAGATTAAGAAAGGGAACACAGCCCGGGAGCGGTGTCtcctgactgtaatcccagcactttggaggccaaggcgggtggatcgcttgaacctaggggttcgagaccagcctgggcaacatggcaagacccccgtctccaccaaaaatacaaaaaattagccagtctcataaccTGGTCTCAagtaaatagatttaaaaaaatttttttttttttagggaacaTAATAGACAAGAGGGAGAACTGGGAACCAAAACTGTAGTTcagtatacattttctttctttacaatcCACTTTAACGTTGAGGATATGCAGCCCCTTAATTTGCTCTTGGTGTTGTCCACAGATGTCTAGATGAGGCATTCTTTCCAAGCTTCCTAACAGCTCTGATAAAATTGGGATGCTACAGTATTAAGTATTAATGATTGCATACTTGAGCTCAGCTTTTCAGCACCTTCATTTGTTAGGAAAACAGTGGTCTTAGAGTTGTCAAAATACAGAAAGTCCACACCCCAAGAATAATATACTTTTCTTTCCAGAGCCCTTTAGACTCCCATTCAGCTCCTTTTACCCGCATTTTACCATAATATGTACATGCTTTTTAGAATGTCAGCCATCAGAGAATGAACCATTATGTGTCTAGTACAGGACCTAAAACAGTACTGAGTAAGTACAGTATGTGTTGAGTACATGAAAGCTTGGGTGTTTTGTTCCCCAGCTCAAAGCACATTAAAGTAGTAATTAAGAGAGGTTAACTATTACAAGCCAGCTGATGAGACTAGTGGGGAAAGTGGTGGTTAACAGTCTGGCAAGGGAGGAAGCAGAAAACCTTTTATAAAAACCTTATATAAAAAGTGGTGTGGTTCAGTTTAGCATATGATAGAATAGGTCCACTAACATCACCTCCAAGAGTGTGTTAAATTATAGTGCAGTATTAAGTATGGCCTATTTAAGAAATCAAGACAAAATGCTTGAAAATGTTTTATCAGCCCCTAGGTACCTGGAAAACTCAGCTGATCAGTACTCTCAGAGGGTTTGAGACTGGTTATACATCAGCCAACTTTTGGTATTTTGTCCAGGAATCTCCACACTTGGAGAAGTTGATAAAATATCATTCTCTTTGAAAGAGAatgtttcatattatatatacgtgtgtgtgtgtgtgtgtgtgtgtgtgtgatatatatacattttgttgttgttgtggttgagacagtgtttcactgtgtcacccaggctgaagtgcagtggcgcgatctcggctcactgcatcctccgtctcctaggttcaagcaattcttctgcctcagcctttccagtagctgggactacaggcacgcaccaccatgcctggctaatttttgtatttttagtagagagagggtttcgccatgttggccaggctggccccaaactcctgacctcaggtgatctacctgctttggcctcccaaagtgttggaattataggcttgagccaccgcacccagcctgtttcatATGTTTTAAGGCAAGGCAGACCCTAGGTTTATTATTCAGGGAAGAATAAAGGTTTTTTCCGTTAATGTTTTGACATCAGTGACTGAATAGTGGGTCTCTTAACCAATGTAATGAGCCATCCATTAGATACTCATGTACAAAGAAAACTTCAGCCCCTGAAGTACTAAATTCATTTCTAAGTAATTAACAGAAGCAGAAGTTGTAGTATCAGTTGGACATTTCATCTAGAAGAGGGCAAACAGGATT
This genomic window from Piliocolobus tephrosceles isolate RC106 chromosome 6, ASM277652v3, whole genome shotgun sequence contains:
- the SLIRP gene encoding SRA stem-loop-interacting RNA-binding protein, mitochondrial, with product MAASAARGAVALRRNIDRSVAFVRKIPWTAASSQLKEYFAQFGHVKKCIVPFDKETGFHRGLGWVQFSSEEELQNALQQEYHIIDGVKVQVQAKRPKVLQTSDDEEKDF